In Streptomyces longhuiensis, the following proteins share a genomic window:
- the cobC gene encoding Rv2231c family pyridoxal phosphate-dependent protein CobC yields MRTDDGHDLRHHGDAEVRGTSADLTDLAVNVRADTPPVWLREHIADSLGGLAAYPDGRAAREAVARRHGLPVERVLLTAGAAEAFVLLARALKARHPVVVHPQFTEPEAALRDAGHAVDRVLLREEDGFRLDPAAVPEDADLVVIGNPTNPTSVLHPAALIAQLARPGRVLVVDEAFMDAVPGEREALAGRSDVPGLVVLRSLTKTWGLAGLRIGYVLAEPDTVEELERAQPLWPVSTPALAAAEACVSPRALAEAAHAAHRIAADRAHLVAGLAEFAAEGVSVAGPAEGPFVLVRAPGAAALRARLRERGFAVRRGDTFPGLGTDWLRLAVRDRATTGRFLQALDQSLTSA; encoded by the coding sequence ATGCGCACTGACGACGGCCACGATCTGCGCCACCACGGCGACGCGGAGGTCCGCGGCACGAGTGCGGACCTCACGGATCTCGCGGTGAACGTCCGCGCGGACACTCCCCCGGTGTGGCTGCGCGAGCACATCGCGGACTCGCTCGGCGGGCTCGCCGCGTATCCGGACGGGCGGGCGGCCCGCGAGGCGGTGGCCCGCCGGCACGGGCTTCCCGTGGAGCGGGTGCTGCTCACGGCGGGGGCGGCGGAGGCGTTCGTGCTGCTCGCCCGTGCCCTGAAAGCCCGTCACCCGGTGGTCGTGCACCCTCAGTTCACGGAGCCGGAGGCGGCGCTGCGGGACGCCGGGCATGCCGTCGACCGGGTGCTGCTGCGCGAGGAGGACGGCTTCCGGCTCGATCCGGCGGCCGTGCCCGAGGACGCGGACCTCGTGGTGATCGGCAATCCGACGAACCCGACGTCGGTCCTGCACCCGGCCGCGCTCATCGCCCAACTGGCCCGTCCTGGGCGGGTGTTGGTGGTGGACGAGGCGTTCATGGACGCGGTCCCCGGCGAGCGGGAGGCCCTCGCGGGCCGGAGCGACGTGCCGGGGCTCGTGGTGCTGCGCAGCCTGACGAAGACGTGGGGTCTCGCGGGGCTGCGGATCGGCTACGTGCTGGCGGAGCCGGACACCGTCGAGGAGCTGGAGCGGGCCCAGCCGCTGTGGCCGGTGTCCACGCCGGCGCTGGCCGCGGCCGAGGCGTGCGTGTCGCCGCGCGCCCTGGCCGAGGCGGCGCACGCGGCGCACCGGATCGCGGCAGACCGGGCCCATCTGGTGGCGGGACTCGCGGAGTTCGCGGCGGAGGGCGTGTCGGTGGCCGGCCCTGCGGAGGGTCCGTTCGTGCTGGTGCGGGCCCCCGGGGCGGCGGCGCTGCGCGCGCGGCTGCGGGAGCGGGGTTTCGCGGTGCGGCGCGGCGACACGTTCCCGGGCCTCGGCACGGACTGGCTGCGTCTCGCGGTGCGGGACAGGGCGACGACGGGCCGGTTCCTCCAGGCCCTCGACCAGTCGCTGACGAGCGCCTGA
- a CDS encoding SCO1860 family LAETG-anchored protein translates to MPSTTFRTPGRRLAASAAATALAVAPALLATAGTAHATGGHGGRSSAVVLRTDLNVSLLNKTVNVPLTATLNEVQAPASAEKTALTVKLDGVDRGRPFNVLRADVATAKATVDDHKAEGYSNLAHAKVHIPGLPLLSLIEVGQVTSKAVCETGKRPVAESNVLGGVTVLGKKVTLSAGGTTEVKVPGVGEVRLDLSKTHTTSRTAAASALELKVSVNPLKLNVAEVEGTVTLAGATCETPEAAPAQKPPAKPADDVKPQGGAAEPIAKPAAKADLAETGGNSMTPYIAGGAIVLLVAGGGAVAVARRGRS, encoded by the coding sequence ATGCCCAGCACCACCTTCCGCACGCCCGGCCGCCGCCTCGCCGCGTCGGCCGCCGCCACGGCCCTGGCAGTCGCACCGGCGCTGCTCGCCACCGCGGGCACCGCGCACGCGACGGGCGGCCACGGCGGCAGGTCGAGCGCCGTAGTCCTGCGCACCGACCTGAATGTCTCCCTGCTCAACAAGACCGTGAACGTCCCGCTCACGGCCACGCTCAACGAGGTGCAGGCCCCCGCCAGTGCCGAGAAGACCGCCCTGACCGTCAAGCTGGACGGCGTCGACCGGGGGCGGCCGTTCAATGTCCTGCGGGCGGACGTGGCCACGGCGAAGGCCACCGTCGACGACCACAAGGCGGAGGGCTACAGCAACCTCGCCCACGCCAAGGTCCACATCCCGGGCCTGCCGCTGCTCTCGCTCATCGAGGTCGGCCAGGTCACGTCGAAGGCTGTCTGCGAGACGGGCAAGCGGCCCGTCGCCGAGTCGAACGTCCTGGGCGGCGTCACGGTCCTCGGCAAGAAAGTGACCCTCTCGGCGGGCGGCACCACCGAGGTGAAGGTCCCGGGTGTGGGTGAGGTCCGGCTCGACCTCTCGAAGACGCACACCACATCCCGTACGGCCGCTGCCTCGGCGCTCGAACTGAAGGTGTCCGTCAACCCGCTCAAGCTGAACGTGGCGGAGGTGGAGGGCACGGTGACCCTCGCCGGCGCGACCTGCGAGACGCCCGAGGCGGCGCCCGCGCAGAAGCCCCCGGCCAAGCCGGCCGACGACGTGAAGCCGCAGGGCGGCGCCGCCGAGCCGATCGCCAAGCCCGCCGCCAAGGCCGACCTCGCGGAGACCGGGGGGAACTCGATGACGCCGTACATCGCGGGCGGTGCCATCGTGCTGCTGGTCGCCGGCGGCGGAGCAGTCGCCGTCGCCCGGCGCGGGCGCTCCTGA
- a CDS encoding amidohydrolase family protein: MSERTVLHVKGRVLVGPDDVRDELWVVDGRVTYDRPAGPGLDITTVDGWAMPGLVDAHCHVGLDTHGPVPADVAEKQALTDREAGTLLIRDAGSPSDTRWIDDREDLPRIIRAGRHIARTRRYLRNYAHEIEPPELVAYVAREAKRGDGWVKLVGDWIDRDAGDLTACWPREEVEAAIAEAHRLGARVTAHCFAEDSLRDLVEAGIDCIEHATGLTEDTIPLFAERGVAIVPTLVNIATFPQIAAAGESKFPRWSAHLNRLYERRYDTVRAAYDAGVPVYVGTDAGGSLAHGLVAGEVAELVKAGLPAVDALSATAWGARAWLGRPGLEEGASADLVVYESDPRADVRVLASPRRVVLRGRVVG, encoded by the coding sequence ATGAGTGAGCGCACGGTGCTGCACGTGAAGGGGCGGGTCCTGGTCGGGCCCGACGACGTCCGGGACGAGCTGTGGGTCGTCGACGGGCGGGTGACGTACGACCGGCCGGCCGGCCCCGGGCTCGACATCACCACCGTCGACGGGTGGGCCATGCCCGGACTCGTCGACGCGCACTGCCACGTCGGCCTGGACACGCACGGCCCTGTGCCCGCCGACGTCGCCGAGAAGCAGGCCCTGACCGACCGCGAGGCCGGCACGCTCCTGATCCGCGACGCGGGTTCCCCCTCGGACACCCGCTGGATCGACGACCGCGAGGACCTGCCCAGGATCATCCGGGCCGGGCGGCACATCGCCCGCACCCGCCGCTACCTCCGCAACTACGCCCACGAGATCGAGCCGCCCGAGCTGGTCGCCTACGTGGCGCGGGAGGCGAAGCGCGGCGACGGCTGGGTGAAGCTGGTCGGTGACTGGATCGACCGGGACGCGGGTGACCTGACCGCGTGCTGGCCCCGCGAGGAGGTCGAGGCCGCCATCGCGGAGGCGCACCGGCTCGGCGCCCGCGTCACCGCCCACTGCTTCGCCGAGGACTCGCTGCGCGACCTCGTCGAGGCGGGCATCGACTGCATCGAGCACGCGACGGGCCTCACCGAGGACACCATCCCGCTGTTCGCCGAGCGCGGCGTCGCGATCGTCCCGACCCTCGTCAACATCGCCACGTTCCCGCAGATCGCCGCGGCCGGCGAGAGCAAGTTCCCCCGCTGGTCCGCCCATCTGAACCGCCTGTACGAGCGCCGCTACGACACCGTGCGAGCGGCGTACGACGCGGGGGTGCCGGTCTACGTCGGCACCGACGCCGGCGGTTCGCTCGCGCACGGCCTGGTCGCCGGGGAGGTCGCCGAACTGGTCAAGGCCGGGCTCCCGGCCGTGGACGCGCTCTCCGCGACGGCGTGGGGCGCCCGCGCCTGGCTCGGCCGCCCCGGCCTGGAGGAGGGCGCCTCGGCCGACCTCGTGGTCTACGAGTCGGACCCCCGCGCCGACGTCAGGGTGCTCGCCTCGCCCCGGCGCGTGGTGCTGCGCGGCCGCGTCGTGGGCTGA
- a CDS encoding pyridoxal-phosphate-dependent aminotransferase family protein, producing the protein MTHPFLDLAPLSAEHFASVERRVAGLLDTSQDVVIMQGEALLPLEGAIRGTARPGTVALNIITGPYGQTFGDWLRDSGATVYDLAVPFHTAVTAEQVRDALAEHPETDFVSLVHAEAATGNTNPVAEIGEVVREHGALFYLDAVASIAAEPVLPDAWGVDLCVIGAQKAMGGPAGVSAASVSARAWERMESNPQAPRRSYLSLLDWKHRWIDGGRKALLHAPAQLEMLALEACVERIEAEGLDALMARHAGAAAATRAGALALGGGIEPYVYEARDAAPVATTLRAPAGIDASELVARALAVDPVLPLVAGGGALAKEMIRVNHYGPQATRGVVQSSLAALGGALAEMEGSGAPVDLEGARRAVAAAWVQPL; encoded by the coding sequence GTGACCCACCCTTTTCTTGACCTGGCCCCCCTGAGCGCCGAACACTTCGCCTCCGTCGAGCGGCGCGTGGCCGGGCTGCTCGACACCTCGCAGGACGTCGTGATCATGCAGGGCGAGGCGCTGCTGCCCCTGGAGGGCGCGATCCGCGGCACCGCACGCCCCGGCACCGTGGCCCTGAACATCATCACGGGCCCCTACGGCCAGACCTTCGGCGACTGGCTGCGGGACAGCGGGGCGACGGTGTACGACCTGGCGGTCCCCTTCCACACCGCCGTGACCGCCGAGCAGGTGCGCGACGCGCTCGCCGAGCACCCCGAGACCGACTTCGTCTCGCTCGTGCACGCCGAGGCCGCGACGGGCAACACGAACCCGGTGGCCGAGATCGGCGAGGTGGTGCGGGAACACGGCGCGCTCTTCTACCTGGACGCGGTCGCGTCGATCGCCGCCGAGCCGGTCCTTCCCGACGCCTGGGGCGTGGACCTGTGCGTGATCGGCGCGCAGAAGGCCATGGGCGGCCCGGCGGGCGTCTCCGCGGCGTCCGTCAGCGCGCGGGCGTGGGAGCGGATGGAGTCCAATCCGCAGGCGCCGCGCCGCTCCTACCTGTCGCTGCTCGACTGGAAGCACCGCTGGATCGACGGCGGGCGCAAGGCACTGCTGCACGCGCCGGCCCAGCTGGAGATGCTCGCCCTGGAGGCGTGCGTCGAGCGCATCGAGGCGGAGGGCCTCGACGCCCTGATGGCCCGTCACGCCGGTGCGGCCGCGGCCACGCGGGCGGGCGCGCTCGCGCTGGGCGGCGGCATCGAGCCGTACGTGTACGAGGCGCGGGACGCGGCGCCGGTGGCGACGACGCTGCGCGCCCCGGCGGGGATCGACGCCTCCGAGCTCGTCGCGCGGGCACTGGCGGTGGACCCGGTGCTGCCGCTGGTGGCCGGGGGCGGGGCGCTCGCCAAGGAGATGATCCGCGTCAACCACTACGGCCCACAGGCCACCCGGGGCGTCGTGCAGTCCTCGCTCGCGGCGCTCGGCGGTGCGCTCGCCGAGATGGAGGGGTCCGGCGCGCCGGTGGACCTGGAGGGCGCGCGCAGGGCCGTCGCCGCGGCCTGGGTGCAACCCCTGTAG
- the ectA gene encoding diaminobutyrate acetyltransferase, whose amino-acid sequence MPESLRIDRPEVADGAAIWRIARDSKVLDLNSSYSYLLWCRDFAATSVVARDSAGSVAGFITGYIRPDNPRTLVVWQVAVDHAHRGRGLAGALLDGLWAKVVANRATTVLETTISPDNTASQRLFASFARRNGAEVAQTVLFDAGLFPDDGHEPEVLHRIGPIV is encoded by the coding sequence ATGCCCGAGAGCCTGCGGATCGACCGGCCCGAGGTGGCCGACGGAGCCGCAATCTGGCGCATCGCCCGCGACTCGAAGGTGCTCGACCTCAACTCCTCGTACAGCTACCTGCTGTGGTGCCGGGACTTCGCCGCCACGTCCGTCGTGGCGCGGGACTCCGCCGGCTCCGTCGCCGGGTTCATCACCGGATACATCCGGCCCGACAACCCACGCACCCTCGTGGTGTGGCAGGTGGCCGTCGACCATGCGCACCGGGGGCGCGGTCTGGCCGGGGCACTGCTCGACGGGCTCTGGGCGAAGGTCGTCGCCAACCGCGCGACGACCGTGCTCGAGACGACGATCTCGCCCGACAACACCGCCTCGCAGCGCCTGTTCGCCTCGTTCGCGCGCCGCAACGGCGCGGAGGTCGCGCAGACGGTGCTGTTCGACGCGGGCCTCTTCCCGGACGACGGGCACGAGCCCGAGGTGCTCCACCGCATCGGGCCGATCGTCTGA
- the ectB gene encoding diaminobutyrate--2-oxoglutarate transaminase, which translates to MTITQPDLSVFETLESEVRSYCRGWPTVFDRAQGSRMFDEDGHEYLDFFAGAGSLNYGHNNPVLKRALIDYLERDGVTHGLDMSTTAKRAFLESFQNIILRPRDLPYKVMFPGPTGTNAVESALKLARKVKGRESIVSFTNAFHGMSLGSLAVTGNAFKRAGAGIPLVHGTPMPFDNYLDGRTPDFIWFERLLEDQGSGLNQPAAVIVETVQGEGGINVARAEWLRKLADVCERWDMLLIVDDIQMGCGRTGAFFSFEEAGITPDIVTVSKSISGYGLPMSLCLFKPELDVWEPGEHNGTFRGNNPAFVTAAAALETYWTDGAAMEKQTLLRGQQIEEVLAALREEHSDVVKQYRGRGLVWGIEFHDTERAGAVAKRAFELGLLIETSGPQGEVVKLLPALTITPEELEEGLRTLTRAVRETA; encoded by the coding sequence GTGACCATCACCCAGCCGGACCTGAGCGTCTTCGAGACCCTTGAGTCGGAGGTGCGCAGCTACTGCCGCGGTTGGCCCACCGTCTTCGACCGGGCGCAGGGCAGCCGCATGTTCGACGAGGACGGACACGAGTACCTCGACTTCTTCGCGGGCGCGGGATCGCTCAACTACGGGCACAACAACCCGGTCCTCAAACGCGCCCTGATCGACTACCTGGAGCGGGACGGCGTCACGCACGGGCTCGACATGTCGACGACGGCGAAGCGCGCCTTCCTGGAGTCCTTCCAGAACATCATCCTGCGCCCGCGTGACCTGCCGTACAAGGTCATGTTCCCGGGCCCGACGGGCACCAACGCCGTCGAGTCGGCGCTGAAGCTGGCCCGCAAGGTCAAGGGCCGTGAGTCGATCGTGTCGTTCACGAACGCCTTCCACGGCATGTCGCTCGGCTCCCTCGCCGTGACCGGCAACGCCTTCAAGCGGGCGGGCGCCGGCATCCCGCTGGTGCACGGCACCCCGATGCCGTTCGACAACTACCTGGACGGGCGGACGCCGGACTTCATCTGGTTCGAGCGCCTCCTGGAGGACCAGGGCTCCGGCCTCAACCAGCCCGCCGCCGTGATCGTCGAGACGGTGCAGGGCGAGGGCGGGATCAACGTCGCGCGCGCCGAGTGGCTGCGCAAGCTCGCCGACGTGTGCGAGCGCTGGGACATGCTGCTCATCGTCGACGACATCCAGATGGGCTGCGGGCGCACCGGCGCGTTCTTCTCCTTCGAGGAGGCGGGCATCACGCCGGACATCGTCACCGTGTCGAAGTCCATCAGCGGGTACGGGCTCCCCATGTCGCTGTGCCTGTTCAAGCCGGAGCTCGACGTGTGGGAGCCCGGCGAGCACAACGGCACGTTCCGCGGGAACAACCCGGCGTTCGTCACCGCCGCCGCGGCCCTGGAGACGTACTGGACCGACGGCGCCGCGATGGAGAAGCAGACGCTGCTGCGCGGCCAGCAGATCGAGGAGGTCCTGGCCGCGCTGCGCGAGGAGCACAGCGACGTGGTCAAGCAGTACCGGGGCCGCGGCCTGGTGTGGGGCATCGAGTTCCACGACACCGAGCGGGCGGGCGCCGTCGCGAAACGCGCCTTCGAGCTCGGCCTGCTCATCGAGACCTCCGGCCCGCAGGGCGAGGTCGTCAAGCTCCTCCCGGCGCTGACGATCACGCCCGAAGAGCTGGAAGAGGGGCTGCGCACGCTCACGAGGGCCGTGCGCGAGACAGCCTGA
- a CDS encoding ectoine synthase, translating to MIVRSFKEIEGTDRHVKAASGTWESKRIVLAKERVGFSLHETTLYAGTETRMWYANHIEAVLCVEGEAELTNEETGEKHWIEPGTMYLLNGHEHHTLRPKTDFRCVCVFNPPVTGREDHDENGVYPLLTEPEEA from the coding sequence GTGATCGTCCGATCGTTCAAGGAGATCGAGGGCACCGACCGGCATGTGAAGGCCGCGTCGGGGACCTGGGAGAGCAAGCGCATCGTGCTCGCCAAGGAGAGGGTCGGCTTCTCGCTGCACGAGACCACGCTGTACGCGGGTACGGAGACCAGGATGTGGTACGCGAACCACATCGAGGCCGTGCTCTGCGTGGAGGGTGAGGCCGAGCTCACCAATGAGGAGACCGGTGAGAAGCACTGGATCGAGCCGGGCACGATGTACCTGCTCAACGGGCACGAGCACCACACGCTGCGGCCCAAGACCGACTTCCGGTGCGTCTGCGTCTTCAACCCGCCCGTGACCGGACGGGAGGACCATGACGAGAACGGTGTGTACCCGCTCCTGACCGAACCCGAGGAGGCCTGA
- the thpD gene encoding ectoine hydroxylase: MTGSTNTQPTATDLYPTRGASEVATPRVDPVVWSAPGALGPIRQSDLESFERDGFLAIPELIGPDEIGVYQAELNRLVSDPAVKADERSIVEPTSQDVRSVFEVHRISEVFANLVHDERVVGRARQILGSDVYVHQSRINVKPGFGASGFYWHSDFETWHAEDGLPNMRTVSVSIALTENYDTNGGLMIMPGSHRTFLGCAGETPRDNYKKSLQMQDAGTPSDEALTKFADRHGIRLFTGSAGSATWFDCNAMHGSGDNITPYPRSNVFIVFNSVENAAVEPFAAPVRRPEFIGARDFTPVK; encoded by the coding sequence ATGACCGGATCGACGAACACCCAGCCGACGGCCACCGATCTGTACCCGACCCGGGGCGCGTCCGAAGTGGCCACGCCCCGTGTCGACCCGGTTGTCTGGTCGGCGCCCGGCGCGCTGGGTCCGATCCGTCAGTCGGACCTGGAGTCGTTCGAACGGGACGGCTTCCTGGCGATCCCCGAGCTGATCGGGCCGGACGAGATCGGCGTCTACCAGGCGGAGTTGAACCGCCTGGTCTCGGATCCGGCGGTCAAGGCCGACGAGCGTTCCATCGTCGAGCCCACGTCGCAGGACGTGCGCTCCGTCTTCGAGGTCCACAGGATCAGCGAGGTGTTCGCGAACCTGGTGCACGACGAGCGGGTCGTGGGCCGGGCGCGGCAGATCCTCGGCTCGGACGTGTACGTCCACCAGTCACGGATCAACGTGAAGCCGGGTTTCGGGGCGAGTGGCTTCTACTGGCACTCCGACTTCGAGACCTGGCACGCGGAGGACGGCCTGCCGAACATGCGGACCGTGTCCGTCTCGATCGCGCTGACCGAGAACTACGACACCAACGGCGGCTTGATGATCATGCCGGGGTCGCACCGGACGTTCCTGGGCTGCGCGGGCGAGACGCCGCGGGACAACTACAAGAAGTCCCTTCAGATGCAGGACGCGGGCACGCCGTCGGACGAGGCGCTGACCAAGTTCGCCGACCGGCACGGCATCCGCCTGTTCACGGGCAGCGCGGGCTCCGCGACGTGGTTCGACTGCAACGCCATGCACGGCTCCGGGGACAACATCACCCCGTACCCGCGCTCGAACGTCTTCATCGTGTTCAACAGCGTGGAGAACGCTGCGGTGGAGCCGTTCGCGGCTCCGGTGCGGCGGCCCGAGTTCATCGGCGCACGGGACTTCACTCCGGTGAAGTGA
- a CDS encoding alkene reductase, with the protein MTTAFDPIDLSGIQLANRIAMAPMTRSRAGEGGTATDLTAEYYAQRASAGLIITEGIQPSAVGQGYAWTPGLHSDEQIASWRKVTDAVHAKGGTIYAQIMHAGRISHPVLLPEGETPVAPSPVAPAGQGFTHEGMKDFTTPRALTGDEIRATVADYATAARNAIEAGFDGVELHGANGYLIHQFLAPNTNLRDDEWGGSVENRIRFAVEVVKAVVAEIGAERTGLRISPGNPYNSIEESDPAPTYTALVKEIEPLGISYLHVLENSDIRELTLALRKQFSGTFVINVRSDGPTGHGDLSVIEDGIADIITFGALFLANPDLPARLRTRGPYNTPDPATFFGGDAKGYTDYPALTV; encoded by the coding sequence ATGACCACCGCTTTCGACCCGATCGACCTCTCCGGCATCCAGCTCGCCAACCGCATCGCCATGGCCCCGATGACCCGCAGCCGGGCCGGCGAGGGCGGCACCGCCACCGACCTGACCGCCGAGTACTACGCGCAGCGTGCCTCGGCCGGCCTGATCATCACGGAGGGCATCCAGCCGTCAGCCGTCGGGCAGGGCTACGCATGGACCCCGGGCCTGCACAGTGACGAGCAGATCGCCTCCTGGCGCAAGGTCACCGACGCCGTGCACGCCAAGGGCGGCACGATCTACGCGCAGATCATGCACGCGGGCCGGATCAGCCACCCCGTGCTGCTGCCCGAGGGGGAAACCCCGGTCGCCCCGTCTCCGGTCGCCCCTGCGGGCCAGGGATTCACGCACGAGGGCATGAAGGACTTCACCACGCCGCGGGCGCTGACCGGCGACGAGATCCGCGCCACCGTCGCCGACTACGCCACCGCCGCCCGCAACGCGATCGAGGCCGGCTTCGACGGCGTCGAGCTGCACGGCGCCAACGGCTACCTCATCCACCAGTTCCTCGCGCCCAACACCAACCTGCGTGACGACGAGTGGGGCGGCAGCGTGGAGAACCGCATCCGTTTCGCCGTCGAGGTCGTCAAGGCCGTCGTCGCCGAGATCGGTGCCGAGCGGACCGGGCTGCGGATCTCGCCCGGGAACCCGTACAACTCCATCGAGGAGAGCGACCCGGCGCCGACGTACACGGCGCTGGTCAAGGAGATCGAGCCGCTCGGCATCTCCTACCTGCACGTCCTTGAGAACTCCGACATCCGCGAGCTGACCCTGGCGCTGCGCAAGCAGTTCTCCGGCACCTTCGTCATCAACGTCCGCAGCGACGGGCCCACCGGGCACGGCGACCTCTCCGTGATCGAGGACGGCATCGCCGACATCATCACGTTCGGCGCGCTGTTCCTCGCCAACCCCGACCTGCCCGCCCGCCTGAGGACGCGGGGCCCGTACAACACCCCGGACCCCGCCACGTTCTTCGGCGGCGACGCGAAGGGCTACACGGACTACCCGGCGCTGACCGTCTGA
- a CDS encoding MarR family winged helix-turn-helix transcriptional regulator, which produces MTDEPPCSEHLPEAARCGPVSHALSRVARLHRITAGKLLRGLGLYPGQEFLMMHLWDKGPVRQSELIKAVDLDPSTVTKMLQRLEQAGHVRRCPDPRDRRAVLVETTDASCGLLGDVQHKWGDLEDHTLRGLDKEERTELLRLLAKVEANLCTDPASCPEAEPVDG; this is translated from the coding sequence ATGACGGACGAGCCACCTTGTAGTGAGCACCTGCCCGAGGCCGCCCGCTGCGGCCCCGTCAGCCATGCGCTCTCCCGCGTGGCGCGGCTGCACCGGATCACCGCGGGCAAGCTGCTGCGCGGGCTGGGCCTCTATCCGGGGCAGGAGTTCCTGATGATGCACCTGTGGGACAAGGGGCCCGTGCGTCAGTCGGAGCTCATCAAGGCGGTCGACCTGGACCCGTCCACGGTGACGAAGATGCTCCAGCGGCTCGAACAGGCCGGCCATGTACGCCGGTGCCCCGACCCGCGCGACCGACGGGCCGTGCTCGTGGAGACGACGGACGCCAGCTGCGGCCTGCTCGGCGACGTGCAGCACAAGTGGGGCGACCTGGAGGACCACACGCTGCGCGGCCTCGACAAGGAGGAGCGGACCGAACTCCTGCGGCTGCTCGCCAAGGTCGAGGCGAACCTGTGCACCGATCCGGCGAGCTGCCCGGAGGCGGAACCGGTCGACGGGTGA
- a CDS encoding aminotransferase class V-fold PLP-dependent enzyme, translating into METLDHALVRAEFAPVTTYLNTASTGLLPSRAVAAMSDAVASVAAGRPADMFADVEAARAAFARIAGVPAGRVAAGASVAVYTGLIAASLPSGAEVLTAQDDFSSTVNPFHVRGDLKVRTAPLEGIADAVRPGTALVAVSAAQSADGRVADLPAIREAARAHGARTYIDCSQAAGWLPVDADAQDFTSAVAFKWLLCPRGVTFFVVPEDLGSLSAVFAGWVAGERPWDSCYGPVEELAHSARRFDESPSLFSYAGARHSLALVEELGVDTIRAHDLALADRFRAGLATLGHAPVPAPGSPVVSVPGLGVRQPELSRAGIEVSDRAGNLRAAFHLYNTESDVDRLLEALAG; encoded by the coding sequence ATGGAGACTCTCGACCACGCGCTCGTGCGCGCCGAGTTCGCACCCGTCACCACCTATCTGAACACCGCGAGCACCGGGCTGCTCCCGTCCCGCGCGGTGGCGGCCATGAGCGACGCGGTCGCCTCCGTCGCGGCCGGCCGGCCCGCCGACATGTTCGCGGACGTCGAGGCCGCCCGCGCCGCCTTCGCCCGGATCGCCGGCGTCCCGGCCGGCCGGGTGGCGGCCGGCGCCTCGGTCGCCGTCTACACCGGGCTCATCGCCGCCTCGCTCCCGTCGGGCGCCGAGGTTCTCACCGCGCAGGACGACTTCAGCTCGACCGTGAACCCCTTCCACGTGCGCGGCGACCTCAAGGTCCGCACCGCGCCCCTGGAGGGGATCGCCGACGCCGTGCGCCCGGGCACGGCGCTGGTCGCCGTCAGCGCGGCCCAGTCCGCGGACGGACGCGTCGCCGACCTGCCCGCGATCCGCGAGGCGGCCCGCGCCCACGGCGCCCGCACCTACATCGACTGCTCCCAGGCGGCGGGCTGGCTGCCCGTCGACGCGGACGCGCAGGACTTCACGTCCGCCGTCGCCTTCAAGTGGCTCCTGTGCCCGCGCGGCGTGACCTTCTTCGTCGTCCCCGAGGACCTGGGCTCGCTCAGCGCGGTCTTCGCGGGCTGGGTCGCGGGCGAGCGCCCGTGGGACAGCTGCTACGGGCCCGTGGAGGAGCTCGCGCACTCGGCACGGCGGTTCGACGAGAGCCCCAGCCTGTTCTCGTACGCGGGCGCCCGGCACTCCCTGGCGCTCGTCGAGGAACTCGGCGTCGACACGATCCGTGCCCATGACCTGGCCCTCGCCGACCGTTTCCGCGCGGGCCTGGCCACGCTCGGCCACGCGCCCGTGCCCGCGCCGGGTTCGCCCGTGGTCTCCGTCCCGGGGCTCGGCGTACGGCAGCCGGAGCTGAGCCGGGCCGGCATCGAGGTCTCCGATCGCGCGGGCAACCTGCGGGCGGCCTTCCACCTGTACAACACGGAGTCCGACGTCGACCGACTCCTTGAGGCGCTCGCGGGCTGA